The region CGGCGTGGCGCTGGATCAGGCGCTTGCACGATGCGGCCGATCGGACGCTGGCACCGTCGACCTGGGCCGTGGATACGTTGCGGGAGCATGGAATTCCGCGAGTCCACCGGTGGGGCAGGGGGGTGGACACCACTCGTTTTTCGCCGCACCGGCGGGATTCGGACCTGCATCGCGAGTTCGCGCCGAACGGCGAATTGCTGGTCGGGTACGTGGGGCGGTTGGCTCCGGAGAAGCGAATCGAGCGGTTGGCGGCGTTGGGCGAACTGCCGGGCGTGCGGCTTGTCGTCGTCGGTGACGGCCCCGAGCGCCAGAACCTGACCGCGGCCTTGCCGGAGGCGGTTTTCCTCGGGCAGCGAACCGGCGATGAATTGGCGGGGATCTACGCGAGCCTCGATGTTTTCGTGCACACCGGGCCGCACGAGACGTTCTGCCAGGCGGTGCAGGAGGCAATGGCCTCGGGCGTTCCGGTTGTCGCCCCGGATGCGGGCGGGCCTCGGGATCTCGTAGACCACGGCCGCACCGGTTATCTGTTGCCTGCGGACGACGCCGCTGTGCACGCGGAAGCCTTGCGCTCGGCCGTCACGGCTTTGCGTGAACCGGAGTTGCGCGCTCGGTTCGGCGAAGCCGCACGCGCGGCGGTCGCCGGGCGGACCTGGCCCGCGCTGTGCCAGCAACTGATCGGGCACTACAACGCGGTTGCGGCCGGCGCGGATCAGTTGGCTGCTTGACGAACCGCTCTGCCTACCGAGGCCTTTCAAAGGTGGTTTGGGTAGCCTCTTTTCGCCCTTAGCGTTGCCGGTAGCGGTCCCCCTGCGGGAGTTACCGTCGCCGCCTGGGCTACGGGATCCCCGACTTACCTATGCCCACAAGCGGCTTACGCCGCTTAGC is a window of Saccharopolyspora phatthalungensis DNA encoding:
- a CDS encoding glycosyltransferase family 4 protein, which translates into the protein MRIAIVTESFLPQINGVTNSVLRVLEHLRRRGDAAMVIAPGAGPEEAEGFPVIRLPAVDLPLVSSLPIGFPTRRLLRGLQEFQPDVVHLASPFIVGARGLAAARRIGVPTVAVYQTDVAGFAASYGLGLTARAAWRWIRRLHDAADRTLAPSTWAVDTLREHGIPRVHRWGRGVDTTRFSPHRRDSDLHREFAPNGELLVGYVGRLAPEKRIERLAALGELPGVRLVVVGDGPERQNLTAALPEAVFLGQRTGDELAGIYASLDVFVHTGPHETFCQAVQEAMASGVPVVAPDAGGPRDLVDHGRTGYLLPADDAAVHAEALRSAVTALREPELRARFGEAARAAVAGRTWPALCQQLIGHYNAVAAGADQLAA